The following nucleotide sequence is from Acetivibrio cellulolyticus CD2.
TTGAAGGCTGTTGCTATTTCAGTAAAACCTTCTTCCTCTGCCACTTTCGCAAATTCCGGATACAAGTCTGACCATTCTTCATTTTCACCGGCAGCTGCCGCTTTTAAATTTTCAAGTGTAGTCCCTTGAGCTATAGGAAAATCTGCTGTTATTTTTATAGTTGTTGGAAGTTCTCCTTGTAACCCTTCTAGAAGTAATTTATAGAATCTCTTGGCATGTTCTTTTTCATTATCTGCCGTTTCAATAAACAAATTTTTTATTTGCTTGTATCCTTCCTTGTCTGCAACTGAAGAATAGAATGTATAGCGGTTACGAGCCTGTGATTCACCGGCAAATGCCTTTAATAGATTTTCCGCTGTTTTTGTACCTTTTAAACTCTTCATAAGTAACCTCCTATAGTTAATTTTTAATAGTTTTATTATTTGATAAAAGCATTATATCACCCGAAAATCCCTTATGCCAGTATCTTAATAATATATTGTAATTTAATTTTGTAACTTATTTAGAATACCACTAGCAAGTGTATCTTAAACAAAATTTATTGAGATTTTGCTATAATTGATTTTAGTGATTTTCGCCGTAAATTTCTCAAATAAAAAAAGACACTAGCAATATTGCTAATGTCTTATTTTCTTATCAGTTTTAGCAAGGAATAACGTTCTTAGCCTGTAAGCCACGTTGACCGTTTTCAACCTCAAACTGAACTTTTTGACCTTCGTTAAGAGTTTTATAACCATCAGCATTTATTGCTGAGAAGTGAACAAATACATCTTCACCATCTTCTCTTTCGATAAATCCAAAACCTTTTCCAGCATTGAACCATTTAACTGTACCATTTAACATTATCCGCACCTCCTTCAGGGTGTATAATTTCGCCCATTCAGAGCTTTAAACACATTCCAATTAAATCATACTTTCGAAGTTCTGTCAAGTATAATTTTCCCATAACTAATAAAATATTTAGTTATGGAATTTTCGAAGCAAATCCCCAAAAACCTAATGGCGCTAGATGCCCCTCAGATTTTTATTACATATAATATAGCTTTTTCTTCTGAATCTTGTAACAAATATTATACCTGCCAATAAAACTGCAACTGAAGCCAATAAAATAACAATTTGAGCCTTCATCATTCCAGTAGTGTTCTGAGAATTTTGTCCACCCGGAAAACCCATATTTTTGGACATGCTTAGAATTTGTTTCAGCATATTTTCATCAACGCCCAGTGATTTAAGCTTTTCCTTTTGCGTATCCGTTAGTTCTGTCCCGTTTGCTTCATCAATAACTTGCATTACTTCATTCATATTCTCCAATTGCGGCAAATCACCTGGCAGTTGCATATTGCCACCCTGCTGCATATCTCCGGGTGTTTGCATGCCATCAGGAGGTTGCATATTCCCCCCTTGCATGTCCCCCGGTGGTTGCATACCATCAGGAGGTTGCATATTTCCCTCCTGCATGTCTCCCGGTGGCTGCATACCATCAGGAGGTTGCATATTTCCCCCTTGCATGTCTCCCTGTGGCTGCACACCACCTTGTTGCCCTTGTTTCTTTTCTGAATTACCATTACCGCCAAAACCTCCAAAATCCATACTCCCTAAGTCATTCAGGTTAAGCGTGGTTGATATTGTTCCATAAGCGGTAGAAGGCTGAGTTCCGTCAAGTTGTGCAATAATGCTGGCAGCCCGGTCTTTTCCAAAAGTTTTCATAGCGGGTATTGCTTTTTGATATTCCTCAAACGTGTAGAATGCTGTTGCATCTTTTTTTACATAATCACTTATGAGCGCATTTACACTGTTAATTGACTTTTCGTATATGCCGCTTCCTACATATTCTTCAACAATTTTCTTTAAATAATCGTGGTAACGAGTCTTATACTCGTCTACTTCAAGAAGCTTCCCTATAAGAGGCGCATCCTCCAAATTACCTGTAACAGGTTTATCTATTGGAAAATTAATTGCATTTGAGGCATTCTTCATACTAAAACCTGCAAAGGACATATTAAAATCCCATGGCAAGAGTGTAAAAAGTCCATCTTCCTCATATAGATAGTAGTTATGATACATCCCACCTGCATAACTGTCCAGATTGACCAGGAAAGTATTTACTGCCCAGAATCTTAGTATTTCGTCTACATCAAGATATTTCTCAAGCTCAGTACCATTATTTAGGTTTTTGATCATTTCAATTACTCTTTTAAAGTCTTCATCTGTTGTTGATTTAAAAACTGCACCCTCTCTTACAACTGAATAACTTTCAGGATTATCATCTGTATATTTGAGATTGGTGCCACCTCTCGCGCCCATTCCACCAAATCCACCTGCTATTTTCATATCTCTTTTCTGATTTCCGGAACTCTTTGAATCAGTTTTGATGTTCTGATCGTTTTGAGTGTTTTGTTTATCCTGTCCACTTTGTTTATCTGTTTTGCTCTGATCATTTCCTTTTATTAGACCATTTTGAGGTTCTATAACTTCAGATGCTGGCTTTTGGACGTCTTGTGCTCCAATCTTGCCATCCATTTGATCTCCATTATTTCCTTTGGGTAATGGCATTTGACCACCCTTAAAATTGCCAAAGTCAGGAGGTCCGCCGCCGTTTTGATTGCCAGCGCCACCCATGTCCATGCCCTCAGGCTTATACAAATTGCCCTCTACACTTCCAAATTTCCTTTGTATAAAACTTTCATCTACAAGCTCAACGGCAAGGTATAATCCCCAATCTTTATTATTTATTTTGATATTGGAATAAGCACATGAAGAGGATGCTATACCCATAAAATCAAACAATTCAAACGAGAGATACTCTTTCATGTATGATTTATCAGACATAACATTATTGAGCACCAACCCCTCCATACCATGATATTTTTGACCATTAACATATTGATCAAAGTCAATCTTTAAACTGAAACGCTGTGTTTCGCTACTCCTTGCAAGGTTTGACAAACTTGAGTTTCCCTTTGGCCTTATACCAACATTATAAAATTTCTCACCATTGATAGTTATATTGCAGCTTTTGAATTCCTCTTTTGTCGCATTATCCATAATCCATTGAAAATCGGATTCATCCATATCAATACTAATTTCATTTACTGTGTTTTTATCAAACACCTTATCTATATACTCAGGTTGCGCTAAAGCTTGTGCTGTCTCAGGTGCAAACTTTGGGACACAGGCCATAACAGTTATCAATAGTGCTATCGATAATAGCGTTGCAGTTACTTTAACAGCCATTATATGCGGTTTTTCATTCATACTGTTCACCTTTCTTAGCTCATGTAATCACCATTATAACTTACCATTACTGCACTGGAAACTCCATTTTGCCTGCTAATTTCATTAACAAATGTTGTTTCCATACTCTTAAGGCGTATTTCAACTGTAATTTCTATACCTTTTCCGCCTGTTACAGTCTTGGACTTAACCACATATTTCTTTACATTATCCTGTACAAGTTTTAGTACATTACTTTCAGCTTTATCATCTTCACAGTTAACTATAAGAACATATGGGTTATCTGTATTGCTTTTATTAACAAATATAACGAGTATTATTCCAATAAATACAGCACCAAAAACAGCCAGCGGAATAAGACCTGCACCCAATACAATACCTGTTGCTATTGCCCAGAAGAGGTATGCTATATCCATTGGGTCTTTTATAGCTGAACGGAATCTTATAATTGAAAGAGCACCCACCATACCAAGCGAAAGAACCACATTGGATGTAACTGCCAGAATCAAAAGAGTAGTTATCATGGTCAATGCTACCAACGAAATGCTAAAGCTTTTAGAGTACATTACACCCTTGAATGTTTTCTTGTAAACAAAATAAATGAATAATCCCAAAGCAAATGCAAGTCCTAACGCTATTAAAGTATCTAGGGCTGAAAAGCTCGAAACCTTTTCCAAAAAATTCGATTTAAATATATCATTAAAATTAACCTGATTGTTTGTCACTTCACTTCTCATGTTTTTCCTCCCAAATTGTTATGATTGTAAAAAAGCCGCCTTTCGGTAGACTTTTTTGGTGCCAGAAAGTAATGCACTTTCTTAGGCATTAAAGAAGCCGGTTTCACCGATTCTTAACCGTACATACGGCAAAGAGCGTACTTTGAAACCGAAAGTTTATGTCGATCACCAAGCTGAACAATATCACTTATTATATCCGGTAAAAACTCATCAAACTTTACTTCAAGCACTGCCATCTTTTTATCAAGGGCTTCTACTGTTGGTAGATCCTTACTAAATATATCTGTACTGGTAATACCTGTCCTTATTGATTTATCAATTGTAACCCTTACATTACCTGCTTTGTATACATACGCCTCCCTGTCATAATCTACAATAGTACGCGGTGCTAGCCTCTGGTGTCTCATTTTATGGTATACCTCATTTAAAACCTGGTTATTTGAATCTTTCATCCATTCAATGTTACCGTTTAAAATATCGCTGCACTGATCTTTAGTTAGTTTTGTACTCAATTTAGCTGTAAGCCCATTAACCTTTATTTTCTTCTCAAGCCTTATATATGAATCATTATGATTATATAAGCGAATACGGAATTTCTCACGGTTATCTACACCTGAAATCTTTTCCATCAGTGCCTTGTCATCAGGAGTATCAAAATACAAACTTCTTATAAGGTAGTTTCCGTCAGGTCCGGCATTTGAATCAGGCTTCATAATATGCCTAAGCTTGCTTTGTAACAATAAACGATCTCCAATGTTAATATAGTGTTTGAATTCATGGCGGTATTTTATATTATGCATTGTTTCACTTTCACCTCCTTAAGAATCGAAATGTTAAATACATGTTAATTCTAAACTTATTCTAGCATCCTCATTTAGTATAAATCTCCGCAAAACTGTGGCAATTATAGATTTAATCAGAAACTATAATTGTGGCAATACTAAGGCATATCATTGGAAAATATTTATTTTTGTTTATTAAGTGGTAAAATGTATTTAAGAGGTGAATTAATATGTCCGACAAAAAACTGATTTATATAGCAGATGACGAGGTTAATATATGCAATATAATAAAATCTTTTCTTGTTAAAGAAGGGTATGAAGTAGAAACGTTCAATGATGGCCGTAAAATACTTGAAGCGTTTAATAAAAGACCGGCGGACATGCTTATTATAGATATCATGATGCCGGAATTGGACGGTTTTTCTCTATGTTCATCAATTAGAGAGAAAAGTAATGTACCTGTTATAATTGTATCTGCTAAAGATACTGAGACAGACAAAATAGCAGGCCTTACATTAGGGAGTGATGACTATCTTACAAAGCCGTTCAGCCCTATGGAACTTATTGCAAGGATCAAAAGCATATTTCGCAGAATCGAGATGGATAAAATCAAGAATGAAAAAGTTCAAAAAATAAAGATTGCAGATGTTGTTATAAACTCCGACAAAAAGCAAGCCGAAATTAATGATAAAAATATCGGTTTGACTAACATGGAGTTTGCATTGCTTTATTACCTTGCCGTTAACAAAAACAAAGCAGTAAGCCGCAGTGAACTTCTAGATAAGGTATGGGGTTTTGATAATGAAGTAGAAACACGTGCTACTGATGACATGATAAAGAGAGTCCGTAAAAAGCTTACAGATGTAGGTTCAGCTTTAAAAATCGAAACGGTATGGGGATATGGCTTCAAAGTTGAAGATAAGGAATGATTCTATGAAGAGAAACACAATGAAATGGCGGATCTTCAAATACAACATTATCATAATAGTTGGATTGATAGCATTGACAACTATAGTGTTTAATATCGCCATCCGTTTTTATATTGAAGGTGATATCAAAAAACAGTTGAGTATGATCGCCCAGCAAACTGAATACACAGCATTGCATAAGGGTCCTGACTTTTTCCCCATTAAAGATAAAAAATCACCTCCTCCACCACCAGACACTATAAATGAAACTAACAAAACCGATATCGATCTGCTAGGGTTTCATTTTATGTTGGATCATTCGTTGAGGGAACCTCTTTCAATACTTAATGCCAATTATATACTTCTAGATAATAACAAGGAAGTAATCCCATCTCCAAGCGAGGATTATTTTAGCCTTCCAGAAAATATAGTTGAAAAAGTAACAAACGAGATAGGGCACTTAAAAGATGTAGAAGATCAAAAATATATTAATTTTACAATAAACGGAACAGAATATATATCAATTATCAAACCTATTTCTAATCAGAATTCCATCGGACTAGGCTGGCTGGTAATTTACTCAACCCTCCAAAAGGTTAATCAGCTTAAGTTAGCGATAAATGCTATATTACTTGTAATTCTTGTTTTATCAGCATTAATTGTTGCTGTCTTCTCGTCCATAGCAGCAAAAAAAATATCCGCACCCTTTTCTTCTCTAAGCAAACATATTGGAGCAATTGCAGAGAGGAATTTCGGAACAAAAATTGACCTGCCTGTAGATGATGAGCTGCAGGAATTTGTGATTAATATAAATACCATGTCTGAGAAGCTTGAATCGTATGATAAAGCTCAGAAAACCTTTCTGCAAAATGCTTCACACGAGTTTAGAACTCCTCTTATGTCTATTCAAAGTTATGCTGAAGGAATAAAGTATGATGTCGTAGAAAAAGACACTGCTGCTGATATAATAATTGATGAAACCAAGCGAATGACCCATCTTGTAGAAGATTTATTATATTTGTCGCGTCTTGATGCAATAGAAGAAAACTACCACTATAACGCTCTGGATTTTAACGATTTTATAAATACCTGTAAGGAACGAATGAACGGCATTGCTATAAAAAGCAATATAAGCCTTATAGCCAATTCCCTCAGTTATAATATTTCAATATATGCAGATGAAGATAAGCTCTTCAGAGCATTTACGAATATAATCAGCAACTGCATACGATATGCAAACAATACTGTAGAGATCAAATCACAAAAGCTTTCCGAAAATCAGCTCCAGATTACCATATGTGATGATGGCCCCGGAATTGATGCCAAAGAGCTTCCAAATATCTTTGAAAGATTTTACAAAGGCAAAAAGGGTAACGTCGGCCTGGGTTTAGCTATCAGCAAAAATGTAATAGAAAAACACAATGGAAAAATAACAGCACATAATTCCCAATGTGGTGCAATTTTTACAATTATATTGCCTATAAAATGACGTTTAAGAGTATTTTAAGCTTTCTTATCTATAATTTTTATATTAGGAAGAAGGTATAAACATGAGGATCTTAATAGTTGAAGATGAAATCAGACTTGCGGACACACTCCGTGAAATCATGCTTGAAAATAAATATATAGTGGATGTTGTGTATAATGGCGCAGATGGCCTGGACTATGCAATGACAGGCGTTTATGATGTTATTGTACTGGATGTAATGCTCCCCAAAATTAATGGCTTCGAAGTTGTTAAAACAATGAGAAAAAACAAACTGCAAACTCCTGTAATTCTTCTTACTGCAAAGGATGAAGTATCAGACAAAATAGCAGGTTTGGACAGCGGGGCTGATGATTATTTAACCAAGCCTTTTGTTCCTGATGAGCTATTAGCCAGAATCCGTGCATTGTCCAGAAGACAAGGCGAAATAATCATGGATTCAATGCAATTTTCAGACCTGTCTCTTAATCTTGCTACCTATATGTTGGAATGCGGATCAAAATCAGTGCATTTAGGTTATAAAGAATTCGAAATACTACGCTTGCTTATGTTAAACCCAACGATGGTTGTTCCAAAGGAAACACTAATTACTAGAGTATGGGGAGATGAATCCGACGCAGAGGATAATAATGTGGAAGTATATATTTCATTTCTAAGAAAGAAGTTTTCCTATCTAGGCTCAAAAGCAACTGTTTCAACTGTTAGGAAAATTGGGTACTTCCTAGAGGAGGCACCTTAAATGATTCAAAAATTAAAAACAAAGTTCATTATAATAAATATGGTTTTAGTAAGCATTGTTCTCATAGTTACTTTTATTACAATTGGCATTTCCACGTATCAAAGACTAGTAAGTGAAAGCTATGTTGCACTTGAAGAAAATCTTTCAAAGCTTAGTGCTGAAGGAATGCCAAAAAGAAGAATAGAGCCGCCAAGAAATGAACCTCCTGATGATAAAAAACCTATGAATAACAATGTTGTTTTTAAAGTAGTTTTAAATTCTGACAATAAAATCTATAAAACAGTAGGAAACGTAGAAATATCTGATGAAGTGCTAAATGAACTTATTCAGCAATGTATCAATGATAATAAGCCGACCGGTACTATATCAAGTCAGGATTTTCGCTATATGATGAAGGATAAACATGGCGTTACAGAAATTGCCTTTTATGATTTAAGTTCAGAGCAAACTATTATGTACAACTTAATAATTACTTTTACACTGGTTGGTTTGGCCAGTTTAGGCGCCTTTTTCATTATTAGCCTTTATCTTGCCAAATGGGCTTTAAAACCTGTAGAAAAGTCTTGGGAACAACAGCGGCAATTTATTGCAGATGCTTCCCATGAATTAAAGACACCACTTACTGTTATCCTTGCTAATACAGATGTTCTAGCGGCTCATAAAGGAGAAACCATTCAAAGTCAACTCAAGTGGCTTGACTATATCAAGACAGAATCTACAAGAATGAAGGGTCTCGTAAATGATTTATTGTTTCTGGCCAAATCTGATGCATCAAGAAATACTGTAGTTACATCTATATTTAATTTTAGCGACCTGGTCTGGAGTTGTGTGCTTCCATTTGAATCAATTGCATATGAACAGGGTAAGGATTTACAAAGTGATATCAAGTCTGATATCTCTTTTAAGGGTGATGAGGGAAAACTTAAACAATTAATTATGATTCTTCTTGATAATGCCTGCAAATACTCAGATGAAAAAGGTGTTATAAAAATAAACTTAAGTCAAAAGCAGGATAAAATTCTTCTCGAAATAACAAACTCCGGAGAACCAATTCCTGCTCAGCACCTACCTCATTTATTTGAACGTTTCTACCGTGCAGATGAATCAAGAGCAAGGGAATTAGGTGGATATGGCCTTGGGCTGTCCATTGCACAAAATATTGTAGAAATGCATCATGGTAAGATCTCAGTAACAAGCACAAAAGAAGCTGGTACAACATTTTATGTCATTTTTTAGGCAGTAAGTGGGTCAGTGCTTCCCCTTCTGACTCACTTACCTAAAAGCCATAAAATATACCATAACAATCAAACCCAGTACAATTCTATAATAACCAAAGGCAGTAAAATCTTTCCTTCTAATATATCCCATAAGAAACTTAATTGCAAAAATTGAAACCACAAAAGCTACAATCATACCTGATAAAAGTACTGTTAATTCTGATCCGGTAAATGCAAATCCAAATTTAACAATCTTTAAAAGACTCGCTCCAAACATAACTGGTATTGCTAAAAAGAAGGAGAACTCCGCTGCTATTTCTCTTGAACAGCCAATTAGTATCGCCCCCAAAATAGTTGCCCCAGAACGTGAAGTCCCAGGAATCAAGGACAACACTTGAAATATACCGATTATTGCAGCTGTCTTGTAACTAAGTTGGTCAAACCCATTAACCAAAGAAGTCTTTGCTCTATTTCGCTTTTCCAGAAGGATAAATAAAATACCATAAATAATTAAGGTAGCTGTAACTGTTTGGTAATTGTAGAATAGAGCATCTATTTTATCATCAAAAGGTATACCTATTATTGCTGCCGGCATAACCGCAACCAATACCTTCATCCACAAGGAAATAGTATCCTTCTTTACTTGCAGCTTCTTTTCTTTGAAAGATACAGGAAACAACTTATTCCAAAATAGCATTATTACTGCTAATATTGCTCCAAGCTGAATAACAACCAAAAATACCTCCTTGAATTCTTTGGACACATTTAGCTTTATAAACTCATCTGCCAAAATCATATGCCCCGTACTACTGATTGGCAGCCACTCTGTAATTCCTTCAATAATACCAAGAATAATTGCTTTAATAATTTCCATATTTTTTTGCGTCTCCTCCAATTGAAATTAAAACCAAAGTTATATTTTAGCATTCCTACAGTTTTTCACTCTAAAAATTTGTGTTGTAAAGTACAATTTTCAAAAGCAACAGTCTTTTCATAACCTGTCAGGTAACTTGTAAATCGCCTTATGATTTCTATGAAATTATACATCAGAAGGATTCCAATATCAACCACATTTTAATAATAATGAATATGGATTTTATGTAGCTGAAAGTATAATATACATAATTTGAGCAGCATACAGGTTATACTAATTTAATAAAACAAGCGGCATGCATCATTAGTACTGTTCGTTATCATGAGGTGAAAAATGGAACCATTAGTTGCACTAACAAGGTCTAATTATATAGAAAGCCTGCATTATGGGTTTATCTGTGTAGTAAACTCATCTGGAAAAATTCTTTATCATCTGGGTGATTACAATACTAAAATATTTTTCCGTTCGTCTGCAAAACCGATTCAAGCAATACCGCTTATCAAATCAGGTGCAGCAAAAGCATTTAACCTTTCGAAAAAGGAAATTGCCATTGCATGCGCCTCACATACTGGTCAAAAAAAGCACCAGGAGACTATTAAATCGATTTTGAACAAACTGGACCTTGATGAGGCAAACCTGCACTGCGGCATAACAAAGCCTTCTAATGCTGAAGAATATAAAAACCTTGTAAGCGAAGGCAACTCACCTTCAGCCACCCACTGCAGCTGTTCCGGCAAGCACTCCTCAATGCTGGCTCTTGCTAAATTCAGAGGATACGATATAGGTAGTTATGAAAAAACAGGCAGCCCCGTACAACAAGAGATTTTACAAACAATCGCCGAATTCACCAATGAGGATGTAAACTCTATACCTTTTGGAACTGACGGATGCGGTGTGCCGGTATACCTTCTACCTATATATAAAATTGCCCTGTCGTACGCAAAATTTTCGGAGAATTCCGAGAACCCAGCTAGTTCTTATTACTATCCATGCAGAACTATTTTTGAGTCTATGGTAAGCTTCCCGGAAATGGTTGCAGGTGACAAAGAATTCTGTACAGAGTTGATGCAGGTGACAAAAGGAAAACTCATAGGAAAGTTAGGCAGCGAGGCAGTGTATTGTCTTGGTGTAAAAGAAGGTAACCTTGGTATCTGTATAAAGATTATTGATGGTAATAGTCGGGCACTTTATCCAATAGTCATTCAAATTTTAAAAGAGCTTGATATTTTAGATGAAGCAGAGTTCTCAAAGCTAAAACACTGGTACAACATTGAATTGAAAAACAATTTAAATGAAACCATAGGAAAAATACTGCCTATTTTCAACATAAAAAAGCCGATAAGTCATCGGCATTTTTTAGGCGAAAATATTTTATTTGAGTAATACCATCTTTAAAATAGTCCGGTTTATGAATTCTTCATAATAACGTCTTCAATCGCATTTGCAACATCTTCACAAGCATCACAGCACTTCTCCAGGAAGTGGAATGTAGATTCCCATGCTGCCACTTCTTTAAAGTCATTACAATTGACGTATAGATCCCTCATAGCTTCTGTATAAAGCTTGTCTCCATCTTCCTCAAGGTGATTAACATCTACGATCAATTCATGTAAAGTCTTGGATTTTCTGAAATTATGCAGCTCACCAAGAGCTACCTTTAATGAGTCACAGCATTTAACAATAACTTCTGTCATCTTTAAAGCATATGGACGGATATTCGTAACATTAAACATATACATTCTAAGCGCAACATCCTCAATTGCATCTGTAACATTATCTATTGTATTTGCCAATGCCATGATATCTTCTCTCTCAATAGGCGTGATAAATTCCTTTACCAGCTTTTTTGTCATTACATGCCTTGCTTCATCTCCAGCATGCTCAATACTGTGCATTTCTTCTACTTTCTTTACTAATTCGTCCGCCTTAAAATTGTTCATGATTTTATTCAACAAATCTGCTGCTTTACAAGAGTGTTCAACTAATTCTACAAACGTATCATAGTAGTATTCATCTTTTTTACGAGCCATAATTCCCAATCCTCTTTCATTAAATTATATTATTCGTTAAAATATCTGCATAAATAACCACGCCATCAAAAAGCCTATCAGACCACATCCAGGGAATGTAAGAACCCATGCGAGCATCATTTCTTTAACAACTCCCCAGTTTACTGAAGATATACGTTTTGCTGCTCCAACACCCATAACGGCAGTTGTCTTTGTATGGGTTGTACTAACCGGCAATCCGGTTGTAGATGCTATAAAAAGGCATATAACCCCTGCAAAATCGGCCGCAAAACCCTGATGTTTTTCAAGCTTTACCATATCCATTCCCACAGCTTTTATTATACGGTATCCTCCGATAGAAGTACCAAAAGCCATTACTACTGAGCAAAGAATAATCAACCAGAGCGGAATATGAAATTCGGTTACTGATTGTCCCCTAGCGAGAAACATTCCCAGCAAAAATACTCCCATGAATTTCTGTCCATCCTGTGCACCATGCATAAATGCCATACCTGCACTACCCAAGATCTGCGCATCCTTAAAAAGAGTAAATGTTTTTGCCCTGTTTAAGCCTCCACAAATCAATTCTACTATCTTTACAATCACCCAGCCCATAATAAAACCTAATCCGATAGATAATGCCAATCCATAAAGAACCTTAACCCACTCGCTAAAATTAATACCACCTATGCCTCCCTGAAGTGCAATTGCGGCACCACTAATTCCTGCGATCAGTGCATGGCTTTCACTTGTTGGAATCCCAAACCACCAAGCTGCCGTTGCCCAAAGAACAATTGCAAAAAGGGCCGCACAAAGTGCTATAAGTGCTTCCCTAGGATCTCCACCAAAATCAACCATATTGTAGATAGTCTTTGCTACCTTCGAATTTACCATAGTCATAACTAAAACACCCAAGAAATTAAAAACAGCTGCCATCCCAATAGCAGTCTTAGGTTTTATTGACCTAGTTGAAACACAGGTAGCAATGGCATTAGGAGCATCCGTCCAACCATTAACCAATATAACTCCTAAAGTTAGTAGTGTAGTTACAACTAAAGCTGGATTTCTCAATAATTCGCTTAAAAAACCACTAAGTGTTACTGTCATTTTTCATCAACTTTCCTTTGATTTTCATAAATTTTTCT
It contains:
- a CDS encoding DUF4956 domain-containing protein, producing MRSEVTNNQVNFNDIFKSNFLEKVSSFSALDTLIALGLAFALGLFIYFVYKKTFKGVMYSKSFSISLVALTMITTLLILAVTSNVVLSLGMVGALSIIRFRSAIKDPMDIAYLFWAIATGIVLGAGLIPLAVFGAVFIGIILVIFVNKSNTDNPYVLIVNCEDDKAESNVLKLVQDNVKKYVVKSKTVTGGKGIEITVEIRLKSMETTFVNEISRQNGVSSAVMVSYNGDYMS
- a CDS encoding response regulator transcription factor, which codes for MSDKKLIYIADDEVNICNIIKSFLVKEGYEVETFNDGRKILEAFNKRPADMLIIDIMMPELDGFSLCSSIREKSNVPVIIVSAKDTETDKIAGLTLGSDDYLTKPFSPMELIARIKSIFRRIEMDKIKNEKVQKIKIADVVINSDKKQAEINDKNIGLTNMEFALLYYLAVNKNKAVSRSELLDKVWGFDNEVETRATDDMIKRVRKKLTDVGSALKIETVWGYGFKVEDKE
- a CDS encoding response regulator transcription factor, with translation MRILIVEDEIRLADTLREIMLENKYIVDVVYNGADGLDYAMTGVYDVIVLDVMLPKINGFEVVKTMRKNKLQTPVILLTAKDEVSDKIAGLDSGADDYLTKPFVPDELLARIRALSRRQGEIIMDSMQFSDLSLNLATYMLECGSKSVHLGYKEFEILRLLMLNPTMVVPKETLITRVWGDESDAEDNNVEVYISFLRKKFSYLGSKATVSTVRKIGYFLEEAP
- the rbr gene encoding rubrerythrin, coding for MKSLKGTKTAENLLKAFAGESQARNRYTFYSSVADKEGYKQIKNLFIETADNEKEHAKRFYKLLLEGLQGELPTTIKITADFPIAQGTTLENLKAAAAGENEEWSDLYPEFAKVAEEEGFTEIATAFKMIAKVEKHHEERYKKLADNVANGVVFKKEEKVVWKCANCGYIHEGSGAPDKCPACNHPQSYFELNAEPY
- a CDS encoding polyphosphate polymerase domain-containing protein, which encodes MHNIKYRHEFKHYINIGDRLLLQSKLRHIMKPDSNAGPDGNYLIRSLYFDTPDDKALMEKISGVDNREKFRIRLYNHNDSYIRLEKKIKVNGLTAKLSTKLTKDQCSDILNGNIEWMKDSNNQVLNEVYHKMRHQRLAPRTIVDYDREAYVYKAGNVRVTIDKSIRTGITSTDIFSKDLPTVEALDKKMAVLEVKFDEFLPDIISDIVQLGDRHKLSVSKYALCRMYG
- a CDS encoding sensor histidine kinase; this translates as MKRNTMKWRIFKYNIIIIVGLIALTTIVFNIAIRFYIEGDIKKQLSMIAQQTEYTALHKGPDFFPIKDKKSPPPPPDTINETNKTDIDLLGFHFMLDHSLREPLSILNANYILLDNNKEVIPSPSEDYFSLPENIVEKVTNEIGHLKDVEDQKYINFTINGTEYISIIKPISNQNSIGLGWLVIYSTLQKVNQLKLAINAILLVILVLSALIVAVFSSIAAKKISAPFSSLSKHIGAIAERNFGTKIDLPVDDELQEFVININTMSEKLESYDKAQKTFLQNASHEFRTPLMSIQSYAEGIKYDVVEKDTAADIIIDETKRMTHLVEDLLYLSRLDAIEENYHYNALDFNDFINTCKERMNGIAIKSNISLIANSLSYNISIYADEDKLFRAFTNIISNCIRYANNTVEIKSQKLSENQLQITICDDGPGIDAKELPNIFERFYKGKKGNVGLGLAISKNVIEKHNGKITAHNSQCGAIFTIILPIK
- a CDS encoding cold-shock protein — encoded protein: MLNGTVKWFNAGKGFGFIEREDGEDVFVHFSAINADGYKTLNEGQKVQFEVENGQRGLQAKNVIPC
- a CDS encoding CotH kinase family protein, which produces MNEKPHIMAVKVTATLLSIALLITVMACVPKFAPETAQALAQPEYIDKVFDKNTVNEISIDMDESDFQWIMDNATKEEFKSCNITINGEKFYNVGIRPKGNSSLSNLARSSETQRFSLKIDFDQYVNGQKYHGMEGLVLNNVMSDKSYMKEYLSFELFDFMGIASSSCAYSNIKINNKDWGLYLAVELVDESFIQRKFGSVEGNLYKPEGMDMGGAGNQNGGGPPDFGNFKGGQMPLPKGNNGDQMDGKIGAQDVQKPASEVIEPQNGLIKGNDQSKTDKQSGQDKQNTQNDQNIKTDSKSSGNQKRDMKIAGGFGGMGARGGTNLKYTDDNPESYSVVREGAVFKSTTDEDFKRVIEMIKNLNNGTELEKYLDVDEILRFWAVNTFLVNLDSYAGGMYHNYYLYEEDGLFTLLPWDFNMSFAGFSMKNASNAINFPIDKPVTGNLEDAPLIGKLLEVDEYKTRYHDYLKKIVEEYVGSGIYEKSINSVNALISDYVKKDATAFYTFEEYQKAIPAMKTFGKDRAASIIAQLDGTQPSTAYGTISTTLNLNDLGSMDFGGFGGNGNSEKKQGQQGGVQPQGDMQGGNMQPPDGMQPPGDMQEGNMQPPDGMQPPGDMQGGNMQPPDGMQTPGDMQQGGNMQLPGDLPQLENMNEVMQVIDEANGTELTDTQKEKLKSLGVDENMLKQILSMSKNMGFPGGQNSQNTTGMMKAQIVILLASVAVLLAGIIFVTRFRRKSYIICNKNLRGI